A single genomic interval of Gossypium raimondii isolate GPD5lz chromosome 11, ASM2569854v1, whole genome shotgun sequence harbors:
- the LOC105802482 gene encoding chorismate mutase 1, chloroplastic isoform X2 — MHRQSIVYIKEAFIFLVDSHPPITISTTTTRNPRSRSTRIKPRVDKSENLTLEAVRYSLIRQEDSIIFSLLERAQYCYNKDTYDPDAFSMDGFHGSLVEYMLRESEKLHAKIGRYRSPDEHPFFPDELPEPLLPPLQYPQVLHPAADSININPKVWQMYFRNLIPRLVKAGDDGNCGSTAVCDTVCLQALSKRMHYGKFVAECKYQAYPDAYRAAIREQDRDWLMKLLTYPSVEESIKKRVEMKARTYGQVVPDNMNMKDGDPVYKINPSLVADLYGDWIMPLTKEVQVEYLLRRLDGSE, encoded by the exons ATGCACAGGCAATCTATTGTTTATATTAAagaagcttttatttttttagtggaTTCTCATCCACCAATCACCAtctccaccaccaccacaaGGAACCCGCGAAGCAg ATCAACAAGAATCAAGCCAAGGGTGGATAAGAGCGAGAACTTGACCCTCGAGGCAGTGAGGTACTCGTTAATTCGACAAGAGGACAGCATTATATTTAGCCTTCTAGAGAGAGCTCAATATTGTTATAATAAGGATACATATGACCCTGATGCCTTTTCAATGGATGGGTTCCATGGCTCCTTAGTTGAGTATATGCTTAGAGAAAGCGAAAAGCTTCATGCCAAG ATTGGCAGGTACAGGAGCCCGGATGAGCATCCTTTCTTCCCTGATGAATTACCTGAGCCCTTGTTGCCACCTTTGCAATATCCACAG GTACTACATCCCGCTGCTGattcaataaatataaatccaaaagtGTGGCAAATGTACTTCAGAAATCTTATTCCCAGATTAGTAAAGGCAGGAGATGATGGGAATTGTGGATCTACTGCCGTTTGTGACACTGTGTGTTTGCAg GCTCTTTCGAAGAGAATGCATTACGGAAAATTTGTGGCAGAATGTAAATACCAGGCATATCCGGATGCTTATCGAGCTGCAATAAGAGAACAG gacAGGGATTGGCTGATGAAGTTGCTCACATATCCGTCTGTGGAAGAATCGATCAAGAAAAGAGTAGAAATGAAAGCTAGAACTTACGGACAAGTAGTGCCGGATAATATGAACATGAAGGATGGTGATCCGGTTTACAAAATAAACCCAAGCTTGGTAGCCGACTTGTACGGGGACTGGATCATGCCATTGACGAAGGAAGTCCAAGTGGAGTACCTGTTGAGAAGGTTAGACGGATCCGAATGA
- the LOC105802482 gene encoding chorismate mutase 1, chloroplastic isoform X1, with amino-acid sequence MEAKLFIASSSPASFSVNGTTKLSRPSFPLTSQTREFPIFKLHCSARLSKTAIQSLHASTNSIGSTRIKPRVDKSENLTLEAVRYSLIRQEDSIIFSLLERAQYCYNKDTYDPDAFSMDGFHGSLVEYMLRESEKLHAKIGRYRSPDEHPFFPDELPEPLLPPLQYPQVLHPAADSININPKVWQMYFRNLIPRLVKAGDDGNCGSTAVCDTVCLQALSKRMHYGKFVAECKYQAYPDAYRAAIREQDRDWLMKLLTYPSVEESIKKRVEMKARTYGQVVPDNMNMKDGDPVYKINPSLVADLYGDWIMPLTKEVQVEYLLRRLDGSE; translated from the exons ATGGAAGCTAAGTTGTTCATAGCTTCTTCTTCTCCAGCTTCGTTTTCTGTTAACGGAACCACCAAACTTTCGAGACCCAGTTTTCCTTTAACTTCACAAACCAGGGAATTTCCCATCTTTAAGCTCCATTGCTCTGCAAGGTTGTCAAAGACAGCCATTCAATCTCTTCATGCTTCCACCAACTCTATTGG ATCAACAAGAATCAAGCCAAGGGTGGATAAGAGCGAGAACTTGACCCTCGAGGCAGTGAGGTACTCGTTAATTCGACAAGAGGACAGCATTATATTTAGCCTTCTAGAGAGAGCTCAATATTGTTATAATAAGGATACATATGACCCTGATGCCTTTTCAATGGATGGGTTCCATGGCTCCTTAGTTGAGTATATGCTTAGAGAAAGCGAAAAGCTTCATGCCAAG ATTGGCAGGTACAGGAGCCCGGATGAGCATCCTTTCTTCCCTGATGAATTACCTGAGCCCTTGTTGCCACCTTTGCAATATCCACAG GTACTACATCCCGCTGCTGattcaataaatataaatccaaaagtGTGGCAAATGTACTTCAGAAATCTTATTCCCAGATTAGTAAAGGCAGGAGATGATGGGAATTGTGGATCTACTGCCGTTTGTGACACTGTGTGTTTGCAg GCTCTTTCGAAGAGAATGCATTACGGAAAATTTGTGGCAGAATGTAAATACCAGGCATATCCGGATGCTTATCGAGCTGCAATAAGAGAACAG gacAGGGATTGGCTGATGAAGTTGCTCACATATCCGTCTGTGGAAGAATCGATCAAGAAAAGAGTAGAAATGAAAGCTAGAACTTACGGACAAGTAGTGCCGGATAATATGAACATGAAGGATGGTGATCCGGTTTACAAAATAAACCCAAGCTTGGTAGCCGACTTGTACGGGGACTGGATCATGCCATTGACGAAGGAAGTCCAAGTGGAGTACCTGTTGAGAAGGTTAGACGGATCCGAATGA